A genomic stretch from Microbacterium proteolyticum includes:
- a CDS encoding cold-shock protein, whose amino-acid sequence MATGTVKWFNSEKGYGFIAPDDGSADLFAHFSAIQGNGFKELTEAQKVEFDAEQGPKGMQAANIRPL is encoded by the coding sequence ATGGCCACTGGCACCGTGAAATGGTTCAACTCCGAAAAGGGCTACGGCTTCATCGCTCCCGATGACGGCTCCGCCGACCTGTTCGCGCACTTCAGCGCGATCCAGGGCAACGGCTTCAAGGAGCTGACGGAAGCGCAGAAGGTCGAATTCGACGCCGAGCAGGGCCCCAAGGGCATGCAGGCGGCGAACATCCGCCCCCTCTAA
- a CDS encoding fatty acid desaturase family protein → MRRPVVWASARVVASAPDHGHPRTEEQFIASTIVESRLGPVRQTYSGTAEFPPITKAYTELSQVVRESGLLVRTPGFYALVAVAVTLGFAGCITGFILLGDSWFQLFIAAALGILFTQVAFLAHEAAHRQIFASGPANDRLGLLIGNGVVGMSRSWWASKHTRHHANPNRVGKDPDIEIDTISFLDVDAAKARGIQRWITQRQGYLFFPLLTLEGINLYVLALRHLFSREPIKGRWGELGLLALRHAIFIAPIFIFLPVGLAFAFFGVSVAVFGVYMGASFAPNHKGMPVIEPGAKLDFFSKQVRTSRNVSGGWWATWLMGGLNYQVEHHLFPNMPRPHLSKARLIVREHCETLNVPYVETTLFQSYGIVIQYLNRVGLAARDPFDCPLTGSTRHLAVEK, encoded by the coding sequence ATACGACGCCCCGTAGTGTGGGCCTCAGCCCGGGTAGTCGCCTCGGCTCCCGACCACGGTCACCCCCGAACCGAGGAGCAGTTCATCGCCTCCACCATCGTCGAGTCCCGCCTCGGCCCCGTTCGTCAGACGTACTCCGGCACTGCCGAGTTCCCCCCGATCACGAAGGCGTACACGGAGCTTTCGCAGGTCGTTCGCGAGAGCGGATTGCTGGTGCGCACGCCCGGCTTCTATGCGCTCGTCGCGGTCGCCGTGACGCTCGGCTTCGCCGGTTGCATCACGGGCTTCATCCTGCTCGGTGACAGCTGGTTCCAGCTGTTCATCGCCGCCGCCCTCGGCATCCTGTTCACCCAGGTCGCCTTCCTGGCCCACGAGGCCGCGCACCGGCAGATCTTCGCCTCCGGCCCCGCCAACGACCGCCTGGGCCTGCTCATCGGCAACGGCGTCGTAGGGATGAGCCGCTCGTGGTGGGCATCGAAGCACACGCGACACCACGCCAACCCGAACCGCGTCGGTAAAGACCCCGACATCGAGATCGACACCATCTCGTTCCTCGACGTCGACGCGGCCAAAGCCCGCGGCATCCAGCGCTGGATCACCCAGCGCCAGGGCTACCTCTTCTTCCCGCTGCTGACGCTCGAGGGCATCAACCTGTACGTGCTCGCGCTGCGGCACCTGTTCTCGCGCGAACCCATCAAGGGCCGTTGGGGCGAGCTGGGCCTGCTGGCGCTGCGCCACGCGATCTTCATCGCCCCGATCTTCATCTTCCTGCCCGTGGGGCTGGCCTTCGCCTTCTTCGGCGTTTCCGTCGCCGTCTTCGGCGTCTACATGGGCGCCTCGTTCGCACCGAACCATAAGGGCATGCCGGTGATCGAGCCGGGCGCCAAGCTCGACTTCTTCAGCAAGCAGGTGCGCACCTCGCGCAACGTGTCCGGCGGCTGGTGGGCCACGTGGCTGATGGGCGGCCTCAACTACCAGGTCGAGCACCACCTGTTCCCGAACATGCCGCGCCCGCACCTCAGCAAGGCTCGGCTCATCGTGCGGGAGCACTGCGAGACCCTGAACGTGCCCTACGTCGAGACGACGCTCTTCCAGTCGTACGGCATCGTCATCCAGTACCTGAACCGCGTGGGACTCGCCGCACGCGACCCGTTCGACTGCCCGCTGACGGGATCGACGCGTCACCTCGCTGTCGAGAAGTAA
- a CDS encoding metallophosphoesterase family protein, whose protein sequence is MPTRLLLLADTHVPKRARALPVAVRDMASEVDLIIHAGDWVEASVLDELTALGPVLGVWGNNDGSELRARLPEVARTEIDGVRLAVVHETGAAAGREKRMDAAFPATDLLVFGHSHIPWDTVTPGGMRLLNPGSPTDRRRQPACTVMTATVTDGGVHDVRLIEVSRD, encoded by the coding sequence ATGCCGACCCGCCTGCTGCTCCTGGCCGACACGCACGTGCCGAAGCGGGCGCGCGCCCTTCCCGTGGCGGTGCGTGACATGGCATCCGAGGTCGATCTCATCATCCACGCGGGCGACTGGGTGGAGGCCTCGGTGCTCGACGAGCTGACGGCTCTCGGGCCCGTTCTCGGGGTCTGGGGGAACAACGACGGTTCCGAGCTGCGCGCGCGTCTGCCCGAGGTGGCGCGGACCGAGATCGACGGGGTCCGCCTGGCGGTCGTCCACGAGACCGGCGCAGCAGCGGGACGGGAGAAGCGGATGGATGCCGCCTTTCCCGCCACGGATCTGCTGGTGTTCGGCCACAGCCACATCCCGTGGGACACGGTCACGCCGGGCGGAATGCGGCTGCTCAACCCGGGCTCGCCGACCGACCGGCGTCGCCAGCCCGCGTGCACGGTGATGACGGCCACGGTGACTGACGGGGGCGTGCACGACGTGCGGCTCATCGAGGTGTCGCGCGACTGA
- a CDS encoding DUF3054 domain-containing protein, producing MSRSRSPLLALALDVVLVVVFAAIGRATHDGDVLGPVGLGLATTAWPFVAALLVGWLVARAWRRPIDVLRTGLPVWAVTVVLGMLLRALSGQGVAVAFVIVATVTLALLLLGWRGIARTVSRTRAA from the coding sequence ATGAGCCGCTCCCGTTCCCCCCTCCTCGCTCTTGCGCTCGACGTCGTGCTGGTCGTCGTGTTCGCGGCGATCGGGCGCGCGACCCACGACGGCGATGTGCTCGGCCCCGTCGGTCTGGGCCTGGCGACCACCGCCTGGCCGTTCGTCGCGGCGCTGCTGGTGGGCTGGCTCGTGGCGCGCGCCTGGCGTCGTCCGATCGACGTCCTGCGAACGGGGCTGCCGGTCTGGGCGGTGACCGTCGTGCTCGGCATGCTGCTCCGGGCGCTCAGCGGTCAGGGCGTCGCGGTGGCTTTCGTCATCGTCGCGACCGTGACCCTGGCGCTGCTGCTGCTCGGCTGGCGAGGGATCGCGCGGACGGTGTCGCGCACACGCGCGGCCTGA
- a CDS encoding glycine cleavage system protein R: MTTLVLTVVGEDRAGLVSAVADIVDAHGGNWENSELAELAGAFAGIVEVSVPADRADALRGALEALAGTLAVVVHTGAPGGSASAPHSVTLDVIGNDRPGIVREISAALSARGVSIERMSTQTTDAAMAGGRLFEASITVTLTAGVETDDLVDELERLAAEIRVDVTVAD, encoded by the coding sequence ATGACCACTCTCGTGCTCACTGTCGTCGGAGAAGACCGCGCGGGCCTGGTGTCGGCCGTCGCCGACATCGTCGACGCCCACGGCGGCAACTGGGAGAACAGCGAGTTGGCCGAACTGGCCGGCGCCTTCGCGGGCATCGTCGAGGTATCCGTTCCCGCCGACCGGGCCGACGCGCTGCGCGGTGCCCTCGAGGCCCTCGCCGGGACCTTGGCCGTGGTCGTGCACACCGGAGCGCCCGGGGGCTCGGCATCCGCCCCGCACAGCGTGACCCTCGACGTCATCGGCAACGATCGTCCGGGCATCGTGCGCGAGATCTCCGCCGCGCTGAGCGCGCGTGGTGTGAGCATCGAGCGCATGTCGACGCAGACGACGGATGCCGCGATGGCGGGCGGCCGCCTGTTCGAGGCATCCATCACCGTCACGCTGACAGCCGGTGTCGAGACCGACGACCTGGTCGACGAGCTGGAACGGCTCGCGGCGGAGATCCGGGTCGACGTCACCGTCGCGGACTGA
- a CDS encoding DUF6412 domain-containing protein, whose protein sequence is MIASLIGMLNLLLVSAELAVLPGESAPVLAIVVAAAIVTTAAVVLLALPALSSSASPPAPRPIDPSAPLAQSDPDAAGHSRPRAPGAAASAA, encoded by the coding sequence GTGATCGCATCGCTGATCGGCATGCTGAACCTCCTGCTCGTCTCCGCCGAGCTGGCGGTGCTGCCCGGTGAGAGCGCCCCGGTCCTCGCGATCGTCGTCGCCGCCGCGATCGTCACGACCGCGGCTGTGGTGCTGCTGGCACTGCCCGCCCTGTCGTCCAGCGCGTCACCGCCGGCACCGCGACCGATCGACCCCTCCGCTCCGCTCGCGCAGAGCGACCCCGACGCGGCTGGGCACTCGCGCCCGCGCGCACCGGGCGCCGCGGCTTCCGCCGCGTAG
- a CDS encoding YidC/Oxa1 family membrane protein insertase, with product MDPFALPPLAALLDLATRALLSLTAFFTPATGGAAAALAVITITLAVRLLLIPVGVSQARAEQTRARLAPRLRVLRERWANDPERLQRETMQLFRDEGASPAAGCLPMLAQAPAVGLLYAVFLHPTVAGHANALLAHELLGVPLGQTLVATIATGGADAVTLAVFGALVAVIVVAAELTRRWLRPPFDPSTPTWTVGLAGALQFTTAVVALFVPLAAALYLTVTTVWTLVQRVILRGRYPLPA from the coding sequence TTGGACCCTTTCGCACTGCCCCCTCTCGCCGCCCTCCTCGATCTCGCCACGCGCGCCCTCCTTTCGCTCACCGCCTTCTTCACCCCGGCGACCGGGGGTGCAGCCGCCGCCCTCGCCGTGATCACGATCACCCTCGCCGTGCGACTGCTCCTCATTCCCGTGGGGGTGTCGCAGGCCCGCGCCGAGCAGACCCGCGCGCGGCTGGCTCCGCGCCTTCGCGTCCTGCGCGAACGCTGGGCGAACGACCCCGAACGCCTGCAGCGCGAGACGATGCAGCTCTTCCGTGACGAGGGGGCGTCCCCGGCCGCGGGGTGCCTGCCGATGCTCGCCCAGGCACCGGCCGTGGGGCTGCTGTACGCCGTCTTCCTGCACCCGACCGTCGCCGGTCATGCCAATGCCCTGCTCGCGCACGAACTGCTCGGCGTTCCGCTCGGGCAGACCCTCGTCGCGACCATCGCGACCGGCGGGGCGGATGCCGTGACGCTGGCGGTCTTCGGCGCGCTGGTGGCCGTCATCGTCGTCGCCGCCGAACTGACGCGCCGGTGGCTCCGACCGCCGTTCGACCCGAGCACCCCGACCTGGACCGTGGGGCTCGCCGGGGCGCTGCAGTTCACCACCGCCGTGGTGGCGCTGTTCGTGCCGCTGGCAGCGGCTCTCTATCTGACCGTCACCACGGTGTGGACCCTCGTGCAGAGGGTCATCCTGCGAGGGCGGTACCCGCTGCCGGCCTGA
- a CDS encoding MFS transporter, protein MTSPVTAHPSLLQHTGLWYFPVAFVARLPFAMMTVGVLALVAGYRGSVALGGLTSAAVGIGVVVAGPVLGDLVDRFGQRRVLVPVGLANGILLAVFPLAVAAPVADAMLLAAATAIGLTGPQTAAMSRARVIALIGLRVHPERREHTFSRVMAYESAADETAFVIGPFVVGVLAALVAPWAPIAGAALLSLVFVTAFALHPTGRAVPSRRAHGAMAPFREVLHPRLLVLVGAALGVGAFFGTTLTSLTAFMNERGAPEAGALLYGVMGVGSAVLALGMALLPAGFVLRWRLVTFAVLLTASAGAYTVGGSVPTVTLVLCLMGIGIGPSLVTLLSLAGTRAPRGRTASTMTLLGSALTLAQALSSAVAGAVAEQVSVAAAMALPAAAALVVLAMASMNALNAPRWDAVRPAAGTALAG, encoded by the coding sequence ATGACTTCGCCCGTCACCGCGCATCCGTCGCTGCTGCAGCACACGGGTTTGTGGTACTTCCCGGTGGCCTTCGTGGCCCGGCTGCCCTTCGCCATGATGACCGTCGGCGTGCTCGCCCTGGTCGCGGGATACCGCGGGTCGGTGGCGCTCGGCGGCCTCACTTCGGCGGCGGTGGGCATCGGCGTCGTCGTGGCAGGTCCCGTGCTGGGCGATCTCGTCGACCGCTTCGGCCAGCGACGGGTTCTCGTCCCGGTGGGGCTGGCCAACGGCATCCTGCTCGCCGTGTTCCCCCTCGCGGTGGCCGCACCCGTCGCGGACGCGATGCTGTTGGCCGCCGCCACCGCCATCGGTCTGACCGGTCCGCAGACCGCAGCGATGTCGCGGGCGCGCGTCATCGCGCTGATCGGTCTCCGCGTGCATCCCGAGCGCCGCGAGCACACCTTTTCCCGCGTCATGGCGTACGAGTCCGCGGCCGACGAGACGGCCTTCGTCATCGGCCCGTTCGTTGTGGGCGTGCTCGCCGCGCTCGTCGCCCCGTGGGCGCCGATCGCAGGAGCCGCCCTGCTCAGCCTCGTCTTCGTGACGGCGTTCGCCCTGCATCCCACGGGTCGGGCGGTTCCCTCGCGCCGGGCGCACGGCGCGATGGCCCCGTTCCGGGAGGTGCTGCATCCGCGCCTGCTCGTGCTCGTCGGCGCTGCGCTCGGGGTCGGGGCGTTCTTCGGCACGACGCTGACCTCTTTGACGGCGTTCATGAACGAGCGCGGCGCCCCCGAGGCCGGCGCTCTCCTGTACGGCGTCATGGGCGTCGGTTCGGCGGTGCTCGCGCTGGGCATGGCCCTGCTTCCGGCGGGCTTCGTGTTGCGCTGGCGTCTCGTGACCTTCGCGGTACTGCTGACGGCCTCGGCGGGTGCGTACACGGTGGGTGGGTCCGTCCCCACCGTGACCCTCGTGCTGTGCCTCATGGGCATCGGGATCGGACCCTCGCTCGTGACGTTGCTGAGCCTCGCCGGAACACGCGCTCCCCGCGGCCGGACCGCTTCGACGATGACCCTGCTCGGTTCCGCGCTGACCCTCGCGCAAGCGCTGTCGTCGGCGGTGGCCGGCGCGGTCGCCGAGCAGGTGTCGGTCGCGGCCGCGATGGCCCTGCCGGCGGCTGCGGCGCTGGTCGTCCTCGCCATGGCATCGATGAACGCGCTGAACGCTCCGCGGTGGGACGCCGTCAGGCCGGCAGCGGGTACCGCCCTCGCAGGATGA
- a CDS encoding SCO4848 family membrane protein — protein MEPVLIALLFANAVFNIVVWPRFFVRVAKDPRARDAAGKPTPFLIVHAVLIGLALVLAVASIIAAVSALVN, from the coding sequence ATGGAACCCGTCCTGATCGCCCTGCTGTTCGCCAACGCCGTGTTCAACATCGTCGTGTGGCCGCGGTTCTTCGTGCGCGTGGCGAAAGACCCCCGGGCCCGGGATGCCGCGGGCAAGCCCACGCCGTTCCTCATCGTGCACGCCGTGCTGATCGGTCTCGCGCTCGTGCTCGCGGTGGCGTCGATCATCGCGGCTGTGTCCGCCCTGGTGAACTGA
- a CDS encoding TraR/DksA family transcriptional regulator, with translation MDAATAGRMLDHLDREVAERLARLRADEVSLLRDRADATADDEHDPEGSTLSGEWLHVDALRRGAEQERAEIRAARERVASGTFGVCEMCGVPIADARLEVRPFARRCIGCAT, from the coding sequence ATGGATGCCGCGACCGCGGGGCGCATGCTCGACCACCTCGACCGTGAGGTGGCAGAACGTCTCGCCCGCCTCCGCGCCGACGAAGTCTCGCTCCTGCGCGACCGCGCCGACGCCACCGCCGACGACGAGCACGATCCCGAGGGCTCGACGCTCTCGGGGGAATGGTTGCACGTCGATGCCCTGCGGCGGGGCGCCGAGCAGGAGCGGGCGGAGATCCGCGCGGCGCGCGAGCGCGTGGCATCCGGCACCTTCGGCGTGTGCGAGATGTGCGGTGTGCCGATCGCCGACGCCCGGCTCGAGGTGCGTCCGTTCGCGCGGCGGTGCATCGGGTGCGCCACGTGA
- a CDS encoding DUF2834 domain-containing protein, with amino-acid sequence MSELRHHWTPTAVLYLVLSLAGLVGTWTFNVLAIVQLRDFIGDLVTSGPAVSSITVDLLVVAVAGSAFIIVEARRLGMRFAWLYIVLSGVTAFAFTFPLFLAMRERRLTARSATSPETAPGAPAA; translated from the coding sequence ATGAGCGAACTCCGACACCACTGGACGCCGACCGCCGTGCTGTACCTGGTGCTGTCTCTGGCGGGCCTCGTGGGCACGTGGACCTTCAACGTCCTCGCGATCGTGCAGCTGCGCGACTTCATCGGCGACCTCGTCACGAGTGGGCCGGCGGTGTCGTCGATCACCGTCGACCTGCTGGTCGTGGCCGTCGCCGGAAGCGCGTTCATCATCGTCGAAGCGCGCCGCCTGGGCATGCGCTTCGCGTGGCTGTACATCGTCCTGTCGGGGGTGACGGCGTTCGCCTTCACGTTCCCGCTCTTCCTCGCGATGCGCGAGCGCCGGTTGACGGCCCGCTCCGCGACCTCCCCGGAGACGGCCCCCGGCGCCCCTGCAGCGTGA
- a CDS encoding SDR family oxidoreductase encodes MTILVTAASGHLGRLVVEALLARGTAASDIVAGVRTPARVDDLAERGIRVVELDYTRPDTLAPAFDGVTRVLLISGTDADRVAGHRNVVAAAREAGVERLVYTSAPRVDEVDYALGADHLATEKAIAEAGLSATVLRNNWYTENYLDAVARAAETGEIVAAVGDARVASASRRDYAEAAAVALITDDLAGRTLELGGDVAWTYDDLAAAASEVLGRDVAYSAVTHEQLVAGLEAAGLDAGTAAFVAGIDDAIARGALSQTDGTLARVIGRPTTPLAAGLREGLAAR; translated from the coding sequence ATGACCATCCTCGTCACCGCCGCATCAGGCCACCTCGGCCGCCTCGTCGTCGAAGCCCTCCTCGCCCGCGGCACCGCGGCATCCGACATCGTTGCCGGCGTCCGCACGCCCGCTCGCGTCGACGACCTCGCCGAGCGCGGCATCCGCGTCGTCGAGCTCGACTACACCCGCCCCGACACCCTCGCCCCCGCCTTCGACGGTGTCACCCGGGTGCTCCTCATCTCGGGGACGGATGCCGATCGGGTCGCCGGACACCGCAACGTCGTGGCCGCGGCGCGCGAGGCGGGCGTCGAGCGGCTCGTCTACACCAGTGCCCCGCGCGTCGACGAGGTCGACTACGCCCTCGGTGCCGACCACCTCGCCACGGAGAAGGCCATCGCCGAAGCCGGGTTGTCGGCCACCGTGCTGCGCAACAACTGGTACACGGAGAACTACCTGGATGCCGTGGCCCGCGCCGCCGAGACGGGGGAGATCGTCGCCGCGGTCGGCGATGCGCGGGTCGCGAGCGCCAGCCGGCGCGACTACGCCGAGGCGGCGGCGGTCGCGCTCATCACCGATGACCTCGCGGGGCGGACGCTGGAACTGGGAGGCGACGTGGCGTGGACCTACGACGACCTCGCGGCCGCGGCGAGCGAGGTGCTGGGCCGCGACGTCGCCTACTCGGCGGTGACCCACGAGCAGCTCGTCGCCGGGCTCGAGGCTGCGGGATTGGATGCCGGCACGGCTGCCTTCGTGGCCGGCATCGACGATGCGATCGCCCGTGGTGCGCTGTCGCAGACGGACGGCACGCTCGCTCGCGTCATCGGGCGTCCGACCACGCCGCTGGCGGCCGGCCTGCGCGAGGGTCTCGCCGCCCGCTGA
- a CDS encoding winged helix-turn-helix transcriptional regulator, producing MSVSLADLRGRDQALFSDGCPTRVVLDHVMGKWGVLVLLALSDGTQRWGVLRRSVAGISEKMLASTLKTLEGDGLVARTAYPEVPPRVEYALTDRGRDLMTRLIPLVEWVADNADDIVGGKA from the coding sequence ATGAGCGTCAGTCTTGCCGACCTGCGGGGTCGCGATCAGGCCCTCTTCTCCGACGGATGCCCGACGCGTGTCGTGCTCGACCACGTCATGGGCAAGTGGGGCGTGCTCGTCCTCCTCGCCCTGTCGGACGGAACGCAGCGGTGGGGCGTGCTTCGACGCAGCGTCGCGGGTATCAGCGAGAAGATGCTCGCCAGCACGCTCAAGACGCTCGAGGGCGACGGGCTGGTCGCCCGAACCGCCTACCCCGAAGTGCCGCCGCGCGTCGAATACGCCCTCACCGACCGCGGTCGCGACCTCATGACGCGCCTCATCCCGCTCGTGGAGTGGGTCGCCGACAACGCCGACGACATCGTCGGCGGAAAGGCCTGA
- a CDS encoding FUSC family protein: protein MRLPDLRAMRSSVTVRAPRRVPLLQVAKSAIAIVAAWLLAGWLVQGPPPIFAAIAALLVVQPSVNQSFTRAVERSVGVIVGVVIAALLGLAFGSQPWVALLSAGVALAVAWAARISPGATNQIAISALLVLALGTATPNYALDRVLETLIGAAIGIVVNAVLVPPVLVPSARTKVEVLGRELAAAMERLADALETAQTPASLEGLLLEARLLRPVRDAAADAIRDGADSLTLNPRSGRHRAELAAMDGLVDRFTPVVTQTVGMTRAVYDGYESSIVDEPAVRAIADQLHRAAHDVRLAFALDAGPTRAVDEEPALTRPLQIQTPSPVHWVLVGSLLMDLHRVHETLRDDVA from the coding sequence GTGCGCCTCCCCGATCTCCGTGCGATGCGGAGCAGCGTCACCGTACGCGCGCCGCGACGTGTGCCGCTCCTGCAGGTGGCGAAGTCGGCGATCGCCATCGTGGCGGCCTGGCTGCTCGCCGGCTGGCTGGTGCAGGGGCCTCCCCCGATCTTCGCCGCCATCGCAGCCCTGCTGGTGGTGCAACCGAGCGTCAACCAGTCCTTCACTCGCGCCGTCGAACGCAGCGTCGGGGTCATCGTCGGCGTCGTCATCGCGGCGCTGCTAGGCCTGGCATTCGGTTCGCAGCCCTGGGTCGCGCTGCTGTCGGCCGGAGTCGCGTTGGCCGTCGCGTGGGCGGCGCGCATCTCGCCGGGTGCGACGAACCAGATCGCCATCAGCGCGCTGCTCGTGCTCGCGCTGGGCACGGCCACGCCAAATTACGCGCTGGACCGCGTGCTCGAGACCCTCATCGGGGCTGCGATCGGCATCGTGGTCAACGCGGTGCTCGTGCCACCGGTGCTGGTGCCGTCCGCGCGCACGAAGGTCGAGGTGCTGGGCCGCGAGCTCGCCGCTGCCATGGAGCGCCTTGCCGATGCCCTCGAGACCGCGCAGACCCCGGCGAGTCTGGAGGGTCTGCTGCTCGAGGCGCGCCTGCTTCGACCGGTTCGGGATGCCGCGGCCGACGCGATCCGCGACGGAGCAGACTCGCTCACGCTCAACCCGCGCAGCGGACGCCACCGCGCGGAACTCGCCGCCATGGACGGCCTGGTGGACCGCTTCACCCCGGTGGTGACGCAGACGGTCGGCATGACCCGCGCGGTGTACGACGGCTACGAGAGCTCGATCGTCGACGAACCGGCCGTGCGCGCCATCGCCGACCAACTGCACCGGGCGGCGCACGACGTGCGCCTCGCGTTCGCCTTGGATGCCGGGCCCACGCGCGCCGTCGACGAGGAGCCGGCGCTGACGCGTCCGCTGCAGATCCAGACGCCCTCCCCGGTGCACTGGGTGCTCGTGGGGTCGTTGCTGATGGACCTGCACCGGGTGCACGAGACGCTGCGCGACGACGTGGCGTAA
- a CDS encoding LON peptidase substrate-binding domain-containing protein, with translation MGTAMFPLGAVLFPHTPVALRIFEERYLVMLGRLLDETDPAFGVVLIERGTETGGGDQRFTLGTMAQLSHVVPQAGQMQVVAQGTERFEIVQWLEDAPYPRADVRPLPDLEWNEALLPLLEEAEKIVRRVLGKAQQFGGTRWAPEVELSEQPLPRAWQIAAIAPLGALDQMELLRSATVGGLLRATIDLTLAAEPLLGDPVPDGVIVVDDASPDDEI, from the coding sequence ATGGGTACCGCGATGTTCCCCCTCGGGGCCGTCCTCTTCCCGCATACGCCGGTGGCGCTGCGGATCTTCGAGGAGCGCTACCTCGTCATGCTGGGGCGATTGCTCGACGAGACCGATCCCGCGTTCGGCGTCGTGCTGATCGAGCGCGGTACCGAGACCGGCGGGGGTGACCAGCGTTTCACCCTGGGGACGATGGCGCAGTTGAGCCACGTCGTGCCCCAGGCCGGGCAGATGCAGGTGGTCGCGCAGGGCACGGAACGCTTCGAGATCGTCCAGTGGCTGGAGGACGCGCCCTATCCCCGCGCCGACGTCCGACCGCTGCCCGACCTGGAGTGGAACGAGGCGCTGCTCCCCCTCCTGGAGGAGGCCGAGAAGATCGTGCGTCGGGTTCTCGGGAAAGCGCAGCAGTTCGGCGGCACCCGGTGGGCGCCGGAGGTCGAACTTTCGGAGCAGCCGCTGCCGCGGGCCTGGCAGATCGCCGCCATCGCCCCGCTCGGAGCGCTCGATCAGATGGAGTTGCTGCGTTCCGCCACCGTGGGGGGATTGCTACGCGCCACCATCGACCTGACTCTGGCGGCCGAACCCCTGCTGGGAGACCCGGTCCCCGACGGGGTCATCGTGGTCGACGACGCGTCTCCCGACGACGAGATCTGA
- a CDS encoding isocitrate lyase/PEP mutase family protein has translation MSVLSEKAQAFAQLHTAPEILRVVNVWDVISARTIAALPETKALATAGHSIAATFGYEDGENIPVELMLDMVGRIVAAVDVPVTADLDSGFGNPGETTRRAIGVGVVGANVEDRVKPFAEAVAAVEAVIAAGEAEGVPFVLNARTDVFLKGGDRPLDDKVADAIERGRAFLDAGATSVFVPGKLDADTTRRLVEGLGDRRLSVIGVPGALPAAEYEALGVARISYGPQTQRVSLTALQDLAIDLYGDGVIPSTVRELN, from the coding sequence ATGAGCGTACTCAGCGAGAAGGCGCAGGCCTTCGCACAGTTGCACACCGCCCCCGAGATCCTGCGGGTCGTGAACGTCTGGGATGTCATCTCGGCGCGGACGATCGCGGCATTACCCGAGACCAAGGCCCTGGCGACGGCCGGTCATTCGATCGCCGCGACCTTCGGGTATGAAGACGGCGAGAACATCCCCGTCGAGCTCATGCTCGACATGGTGGGGCGTATCGTCGCCGCGGTCGATGTGCCGGTCACCGCCGACCTCGACTCCGGCTTCGGCAACCCCGGTGAGACGACCCGCCGAGCCATCGGCGTGGGTGTGGTCGGCGCCAACGTCGAAGACCGGGTCAAGCCGTTCGCCGAGGCGGTCGCCGCGGTGGAGGCCGTCATCGCGGCCGGTGAGGCCGAGGGCGTGCCGTTCGTGCTGAACGCTCGCACCGATGTCTTCCTCAAGGGCGGCGATCGTCCGCTCGACGACAAAGTCGCGGACGCCATCGAGCGGGGCCGCGCCTTCCTCGATGCCGGTGCCACCTCGGTGTTCGTTCCCGGAAAGCTCGATGCCGACACCACCCGTCGCCTCGTGGAGGGGCTCGGGGACCGGCGGCTGAGCGTCATCGGCGTACCGGGAGCCCTCCCGGCGGCCGAGTACGAGGCGCTCGGCGTCGCCCGCATCTCCTACGGTCCGCAGACCCAGAGGGTCTCTCTGACCGCCCTGCAAGACCTCGCGATCGACCTCTACGGCGACGGCGTGATTCCGTCGACGGTCCGCGAGCTGAACTAG